GACGGACTAGGATATCAGTTCGACCAAAAACGTTCAACGGCGACACAATATATTTTTATACAACAAAATAAGTTATTTTGACTGTTAGGGGATAGTCGATGACTTGTAGTAAAGAATAGGGAGGTGATACAAAGTATCGCCTAATGTTATGTAATATTTATAGAAAAGGTGAAATGTGAGGTAAATATTATGGCAAGACTAAGTGAAGGGACTAAATGTCAAGTTTAGTTCAAATTTCGCTGATCCGCATAAGGGGAAAAAGGCGTTTTTCTAAAACTAGGCGAATAATGCAGTAGTATTATCACGATCGGGGGACTTGTAATACTTGTGTTAAGGAAAGTAAATAAAATTAAGGAGGGGAGTATATAATTCTTTTCTCAAATATAATTTTGGTTTATGTTTGTTCACATTTTATATAGCAAAAACAATGAAGAAAAAAAGAGTTAGTTGGCTAGTGCCACTAGTCTGTGTGGGGACATTATTGGTACAAAGTAATTTTGCAAGAAGTGTTTTAGCAGTCGAATTGCCTGTCAAGACGCATGATACGCGTCCAGTCAAACAAGGAGGTACACTGCATGTGGGGATGGTCAGTGATACTTCTTTTAAAGGTGTCTTTTCGCGTGAATTAAATAATGATGCCGCTACAACAACAGCGACAGAGTTTGCAGTTCCAGGCCTATACCGGGGAAATAAAAATTATCAATACGTTAAAGGAGGCTTAGCTGACCTGACTTTTGATTGGCAAAAAAAGACGATCACAGCTAAAGTTTCCCCTAAAGCTAAATGGTCCGATGGGAAACCGTTGACATCGCGTGATCTGGCCTTTTCATACGAAGTTTTAGGCAATAAAGATAGTGGTTCAGGTCGCTATAATGAGTCATTTGAAGAGATCGAAGGGATGAAAGAATACCACTTAGGACAAGCGCAAAAGATCTCGGGGCTGGAAGAAAAAGATGCTAAAACGTTAGTGATCCATTACAAAGCAATGCATCCGGCGATGCGTTTTCAAGGTTCGAAATATCTTTCGGGAACTGCCTTACCATACCATTATTTGAAAGATATTCCGATGAATAAATTGGCTGCAAGCGATGAATTGCGCAAAAAGCCACTTTCGTATGGGGCCTTTGCAGTTAAAAAGATCGTACCTGGAGAAACGATCGAATATGTTGCTAATAAGTATTACGTCAAACGGCCTAAATTATCTAAATTGACTTTTGAAGTCGTGTCAACTGCACAAGCGGCAGCAGCATTGAAAGCTAAGAAGTTTGATATGTTACTAGAGGAACCAAGTGGTGTTTATGCTAAAGTCAAAGATCTCAAAGATTTTACGGTCTTAGGTCAAAAAGACTTGGGTTACTCATATTTAGGTTTTAAGGTAGGGCATGTCGATCAAGCGGGTGTCAGTCAGATGACTAAAGGAGCAGCTGTCGGTGACCGCACTTTGCGCCAAGCGATGGCGTATGCGATGAATGTTGATCAAGTGTTAAAAAAATTTGGTTACGGTTTGAGTTATCGAGCAACGACGATCGTACCTGATGCCTTTGGCAAATATCATGATAGCAAAGTCAAAGGATATCCATATGATATGCAAAAAGCCAATACTTTATTAGATAAAGCCGGATATAAACGGCAAAAAGATGGGTATCGGACTCGTCCGAACGGCAAACCTTTGAAGCTCAAATTGCTAGCTTATCGTGGAAGTAAAGATTTTGAAGCTATTGTGCAAAACTACCTAGAACAGTGGAAAAAATTAGGTGTTCGGGTCGAATTGGTCAATGGTCGATTACAAGATTATCATACAGTGACTGACAAAGTCTTAAATGATAGCCGTAATTTTGATATGTGGATGTTAGGCTGGTCTGTTGGAGCTGAACCGACAATGCATGCGCTCAGCTATCTCCCTAAAGCTCCATATAATTTTGGACATTTTGCCACAAAGGAGAATACAGAATTGATCGATTCATTTACGCGCTCCCCAAAAGCCTTTGATCAAAAATACTTACTACAACAATTTTACAAATGGCAAGCATACATGGAAAAAGAAGCTTTCATATTGCCACTTAGCAATGATTATGCGACAGTTCCAGTTGCCAAAGATGTCGCAGGTGTCACGCTTGAAAACGGAAAAGATTACTATATGTGGTCAGAAGTCGGCTTTACTAAATAAGCTACATGAGAAGGGGAAATGTTTATGAAGAGGAAGAAAAAATCAAAATGGTGCGCGGTGCTAGTTTGTGTGGGGACCTTACTAGTTCAAAGTATTTTACCAACGTCGCTTGTATTGGCAACTGAGTTACCGCAAAAAATGCCAACAACACGTCCAGTTAAAAAAGGCGGGACGCTTCATCTTGGATTTGTCAGTGATACACCGTTTAAAGGGATCTTTGCTGAGGAGTTAAGTGATGATGCGGCAACTTCTTCGGCAGCAAGCTTTGCGATCCCTAGTCTTTTTCGGAGTAATAGTGAGCACAATTATGCTAAAGGTGGGTTAGCTGATCTAAGTATCGATTGGAAGAAAAAAACGATCACGGCTAAAGTTTCACCTAAAGCAAAGTGGTCTGATGGGCAACCGCTGACGGCACGCGATCTAGCTTTTTCGTATGAAGTTATCGCTAATAAAGATAGTGGTTCCCATCGATACAATGAGTCTTTAGCTGAGATCGAAGGAATGCAAGCGTATCACTTAGGACAAGCACAAAAGATCTCAGG
This window of the Ligilactobacillus faecis genome carries:
- a CDS encoding ABC transporter substrate-binding protein, producing the protein MKKKRVSWLVPLVCVGTLLVQSNFARSVLAVELPVKTHDTRPVKQGGTLHVGMVSDTSFKGVFSRELNNDAATTTATEFAVPGLYRGNKNYQYVKGGLADLTFDWQKKTITAKVSPKAKWSDGKPLTSRDLAFSYEVLGNKDSGSGRYNESFEEIEGMKEYHLGQAQKISGLEEKDAKTLVIHYKAMHPAMRFQGSKYLSGTALPYHYLKDIPMNKLAASDELRKKPLSYGAFAVKKIVPGETIEYVANKYYVKRPKLSKLTFEVVSTAQAAAALKAKKFDMLLEEPSGVYAKVKDLKDFTVLGQKDLGYSYLGFKVGHVDQAGVSQMTKGAAVGDRTLRQAMAYAMNVDQVLKKFGYGLSYRATTIVPDAFGKYHDSKVKGYPYDMQKANTLLDKAGYKRQKDGYRTRPNGKPLKLKLLAYRGSKDFEAIVQNYLEQWKKLGVRVELVNGRLQDYHTVTDKVLNDSRNFDMWMLGWSVGAEPTMHALSYLPKAPYNFGHFATKENTELIDSFTRSPKAFDQKYLLQQFYKWQAYMEKEAFILPLSNDYATVPVAKDVAGVTLENGKDYYMWSEVGFTK